In the genome of Candidatus Omnitrophota bacterium, the window CGAACTCAACGGACAAAAGGTGGGCTCTTTTGGCGATGCCGGGTGTTTCAGTCTTCACCCTCTGAAAACCCTCAACGCCTGCGGTGATGGGGGTATTTTGACAACCAACGATCAAGAGACGTATGACAAGATCCTGGCCTTGCGTGATAACGGATTTTACCGGCGCCATGAATGCATTTACTGGAGCAATAATTCCCGGCTTGACACCATTCACGCGGCCATGCTTTTGGTGAAACTGGATCATCTGGAAGACTGGACAGAGGCCCGCCGCGCCAACGCGCATTTTTATCAAAAACATTTGGCCGGTTTATCGGCGGTTCAGGCGCCCATTGCAGAAGAAAATATGCGCGCGGTTTACCACACCTTTATCATCCAGGCGGACCGCCGGGATGAACTTCAGGCCTTTTTAGCGGATAAGGGAGTGGGGACCAAGGTGCATTACGCGGTGCCGATCCATCTTCAGCGGGCTGCCAAGGAGTTGAAATACAAAAAGGGCAGCTTGCCGGTGACCGAAGGGCAGGCCGAGCGGGTTTTAAGTCTGCCGGTTTCCCAGTCGCTTCAGCCGGACATGCTCGAGTATGTCGTTAACGCCGTTAAAGATTTTTATAAACGATAAGGATCATTATGAACGTACCGTATTCTTACTTGGATGAACAATTCGCGCAGATCGATGACTATCTGGAGGATGTCCGTAAGCTTGTTCAAAGTGGAGATTTTACCCTCGGCAAACCCGTGACGGAATTCGAAGAGCGATTTGCTGAATTATGCAACCTCCCGCACGCGATCGGTGTCGGTTCCGGAACGGATGCGCTCATTCTTTCTTTAAAGATCATTGGCGTTGGGCCGGGAGATGAGGTCATTACGACCCCTAATACCTTTATTTCGACGGTTGGCGCGATCGTCATGGTGGGCGCCAAGCCGGTCTTTGTCGATAATAACGATGAATACACGATCGACGTGGACAAGATCGAGCAGGCGATCACCCAAAAAACCAAAGCACTTTTGCCGGTTCATTTGACCGGATGTCCGGCGGACATGCCGCGGATCATGGCCATCGCCAAGAAACATAAGCTGTTGGTCGTCGAAGACGCGGCCCAGGCGATCCTGGCTAAGATCGACGGTAAACATGTGGGCTTCTGGGGAGAAACCGCCTGTTTTAGTTTGCATCCTTTGAAAAATTTGAATGTTTGGGGCGATGGCGGCGTGATCGTGACCCGTTGTGCAGAATTGGATCGAAAATTAAAACTTTTTCGCAACCACGGCATGACCACCCGTGATGAGATCGAGATGTTTGCGCACAATTCCCGTCTGGATTCACTTCAGGCGGTGATCGGCAATCGTTTGATCAACGAGGTTGAGGACATCACCCAAAAGCGCATTGCCAATGCCCGGCAGTATGACGAGGCGTTCAAGGACCTGAAAGAATCCATCACGGTCCCCAAGCGCCGGCCCAATGTTCAACAGGTTTATCACACTTATGTGCTGCGCGTCAAAGATCGCGATGTGCTTTTGGAGCATCTGATCAAGCGTGGCATTAAGGCCAAGGTCCATTATCCGATCCCGGTCCATTTGCAAAAAGCAGCCGCGTATCTTGGATATAAGAAAGGCGATTTCCCGGTGTGCGAAGCGGATGCCAAGAGGATCCTCAGCCTGCCGGTCCATCAGTATCTGAGCCCTGAGCAAATGGCCTATGTGATCGATGCTGTGCGGGACTTTTATCGCAAGGGCGCCCCGGGGAGCGCGAAAGAAGATGCATTTTATTCTCGGCGTTGATTTTGACAACACGCTGGTGAATTACGACGATGTTTTTTTGAAAACAGCCCGGCAGATGGGATTGATCGAGAACGGCGCCGTCCGGCATAAAAAGAATATACGGGATGCGGTCCGTCAGCTGCCCGATGGAGAAACCAAATGGCAGCAAGTCCAGGCGCACGTGTATGGTAAGGCGATGGATGAAGCTGTTCTGATCAGCGGTGTCGGAAGATTTTTAAAGGCCTGCCGGTCTGCCGGTCTGCCGGTGTACATTGTCAGCCATAAAACCCGATTTGCCGCGCAAGATACCGACAGGATCGATTTGCGGCAAGCAGCCTTGGATTGGATGAAGCAAAAAGGGTTTTTTGATTTCCAGGGCTTTGGATTCTCGACCGATCAGGTTTTTTTTGAATCGACGCGCCAGGATAAGGTTGGGCGGATCAAACAATTGAACTGCACGCATTTTATTGATGACCTGGAGGAAACATTTTTAGAAAAGTCGTTTCCTGAACAAACCGCCAGGATCCTTTATTCCTCACAGGGGGAAGGTCCTCGCGGGGATATGAAGGTCCTGCATGACTGGAAAGAGATCTATGACCACTTCTTTAGTAATGGAAGATAGCCGGACCATTGCGCAAGTCGAGGATCTGGCCGCGAAAATGCTCAAACGCGTTGGTGTACGCGCGAAGCGTTTGGATCGCGGGAGAAACAGCCAAGTTTTCGTTCTGGAATCCGGTGGAGAAACCCCAAGGCACGTCGTGAAATTTTATTTTCGTCATCCGGCCGACCCGCGGGACCGCCTGGAAACCGAGTTTACCAGCTTTTCGTTTTTATGGGGACAGGGCATCGCCAGCATCCCGCGTCCCGTTGCCGTCAATCGGGAAGGATCCTGCGCGATCTATGAATTGATCGAAGGCGATAAGATTTTACCGGCAGATATCACGACGGAAGACATCAAATACGCCGTGAATTTTCTGGCAGATCTAAAGAGGCTGAACAATACCGCGCGTTCTTCCCCTATCGCGCCTGCCTCCGACGCGTGTTTTTCGATCTCAGCGATTGTTGCGGGCATTGAAAGGCGATTGGACCGGCTGACAAAGATCAGGCCCAAAGGGCAGGAGTATGAGGAGTTGGGGTCTTTTTTACGGGAAGATTTCAAACCGTTTCTGGGCATTTTAACCCAGTGGGCCAAAGAACAATGTTCCAGGAAACGCATTTTTTTTGATTCTGAAGTTTCTTGGGAAGAAAGGACTTTAAGTCCGTCGGATTTCGGGTTTCACAATGCCATTCGCGCGCGGGATCAACGCATTGTTTTTCTGGATTTTGAATATTTCGGCTGGGATGATCCCTCGAAGATGGTCGTTGATTTTTTATTGCATCCCGCAATGAGTTTGAGTGAATCGATGAAAAAATGTTTTGCGCGGGGAATGCTTGATGTTTTTAAGGAAAATGAAAGGTTGATCGACAGGATCAGGGTGGTTTATCCGTTACATGGCTTAAAATGGTGCGCGATACTGCTCAATGAATTTATTCCAAACGATTTTTCCCGCCGGTCTTTTGCCGCGGGGAATCCATTGGACCCAAGCCAGGTGCGAAGACAACAATTGTTAAAGGCCAAGGGCCTGTACCGAACGATCAAAGAAACCTACCAACAGAACATATGAAACTGGACCAACGATCGAAATATTTACGCTGTAGGATCATTGAAACGCTCAACGCCACCCGCCGCGGGCACGTCGGCGCGGCGTTGTCTTTAGTGGAAATTTTAAGAGCGCTTTATGACGATGTGCTCCGTTATGATGTCAAAAATCCCAAATGGGAAGAGCGCGACCGCTGTATTTTAAGCAAAGGCCATGGATGCCTGGCTTTGTATGTGGTTCTGCAGGACAAAGGATTTTTTCCGGAAGAAGAACTGTGGAGGTTTTGCGAGGCCGACGGGCTTTTGGGCGGGCATCCTGAGGTCAAAGTGCCCGGAGTGGAGGCCTCGACCGGAAGCCTGGGGCACGGATTACCGATCGGGATCGGTTTTGCTTTGAACGCCAGGCACGAGAAGGCCAGTCATCGCATTTTTGTGATCCTGGGTGACGGCGAATGCAATGAAGGATCGGTCTGGGAAGCGGCCCTTTGCGCCGGCAAACATAAATTGAGCAATTTAACGGTCATTGTTGATTACAACCAATATCAATCTTACGGCCCGATGCGCGAGGTCCAGAATTTGGAACCATTTGCCAAGAAGTGGGAGGCGTTTGGTTTTGCTGTCAAGGAAGTGAATGGTCATGATGTTGCGGCGTTACGCGATGCGTTTTCCGCTTTGCCGCCCGACAACGAAAAGCCGACGGCGATCATCTGCCACACGCTCAAGGGCAAGGGCATGAAATGCACGGAAGGCAATTTGAAATGGCATCACAAAAGCGGGATCAAGGACGAAGAGATCCGCCAGCTTTTAGACGAAGCGGAGGCATACTGATGCGTAAGATGTGTCTGGATGTGGTCCATGAGCTTGCGCGCCGGGACAAGCGCGTTTTTTTTATTGGATCAGATCTCGGGATCGGCACCCTGCAGAAATTCAAAGAGGAAATGCCGGAGCGTTTTTTTATGGAAGGTATCAGCGAAGCCAACCTGATCGGCATGGCCGCGGGGCTGGCCATGGAAGGGAAAATCCCCTACGTCAATACGATCGCGACCTTCATCACCCGACGGTGTTTCGAGCAAGTCGTCGTTGACCTGGGGTTACATAATCTGAATGTGCGCTTGCTGGGAAATGGCGGCGGGCTGGTGTATGCGCCCTTAGGCCCTACTCATGAGGCCATTGAAGATATCGCGATCATGCGCGCGATCCCGAACATGACGGTGATCGCGCCCGCGGATGCCAATGAAATGCGCCGGGCCATGCTGCAATCTCTCGATCACAAAGGCCCGATGTATATCCGGATCGCCAAGGGCGGAGATCCCATTGTGACCACCGACAATATTCCTTTTAAGATCGGCAAGGCTTTGGTCATGCGTCACGGCCTGGACGCCCTCATCATCACAACCGGGATCACGTTAAATAACGGATTGGAAGCCGCCGGCCGCCTGGAACAGGAAGGGATAAAAGCCAGTGTTGTGCATGTGCCGACCATTAAGCCGCTCGATCACGAGGCCATTTTGCGTCATGCCAAAGAGGTTCCGGTGATCGTGACCATCGAGGAACACAGCATTCTGGGCGGACTGGGCGGGGCGGTAGCTGAAATTGTGAGCGAAGCGAACTTCCCGACCCCCAAAAAGTTTAAGCGTTTGGGCATCCCGGATGTGTTCGCTGAGCAGTACGGTTCACAAGCGGGCTTGATGAAAGGCTTCGGTATCACCACAGACAATATCGTAGTCACCATAAGGAATTTATCAAAGACAAAAGCACCATCGGGAAAGCTAATTGAACCGCAACTCATAAAGGAGTAGAACCAGACATGGGAACATTCGTTGAGATCTTCACACCGCTGCATAAAAAAACCGCGAGAAAATACATCGATCGCATGGTGGATGATAAGGTCCATTGCATGATCAAAGCCAAAGAATATGAGGCGGATTATTGGGACGGCAATCGCCGCTACGGTTATGGCGGCTACAAATATGATGGACGATGGAAGCCCGTCGCCGAAAGCCTTATTCAGCATTACAATCTTAAAAGCAATGTCAAAATTTTGGATGTCGGCTGCGGCAAGGCCCATCTTCTGTACGAATTAAAACAACTTTTGCCCAATGCCGAACTGCATGGGTTTGATGTTTCCCGGCATGGCATCGCCGATGCCCCGGAGCCGATCCGTAAATCCCTGACCCTCCGCAAGGCACAGGATGTTCCTTATCCCTGGCCGGATCAATATTTTGATCTGGTCATTGCTTTAGGAAGCCTCCATAACCTGCGCGTGCCCGAGTTGGCGGTGGCGGTCCCCGAGATCGAGCGCGTCGGTAAAAATAAATTCATCATGGTGGAAAGTTACCGCAATGAACAGGAGTTGTTCAATATGGAGTGCTGGGCGCTGACAGCCGAGGCCTTTTTTGACAACAAGGCCTGGATATGGCTGCTTGAACATTTTGGGTACACCGGAGATTACGAATTTATTTATTTTGAATAAACCATTTTTAGGAATAGAGAAAATTATGGAACAAGCACAAATGACATTAGAAAACACAAGCCTTCCTGTTAAAACGATGAAGGCCGCGATCTTAACCGAGTTGAACAAGCCCTTGGTTGTTGCCCAAATAGAGCTTCCTAAAACGCTCGCTTTTGGACAGGTCCTGGTCCGTGTCCATTACAGCGGGATCTGTGGAGCACAGTTTAATGAAATTCAAGGGGCCAAAGGCCCGGATAAATTTTTGCCGCATCTTTTGGGACATGAAGGTTCGGCGACCGTCCTGGCCGTTGGAGAGGGCGTTGTGCGCGTTAAACCCGACGACCACGTCGTCATGCATTGGCGTCAAAGTGACGGGATCCAATCCCCGACGCCGACTTATCATTGGAACGGACAAAAGGTCAATTCCGGCTGGGTGACGACCTTTAATGATCATGCCGTTGTTTCAGAGAACAGGCTGACGGTCATACCGAATGATTTTGACATGAAGATCGCCCCTTTGTTTGGCTGTGCCGTCACAACAGCCATGGGGGTCATTAACAATGATGCCCATGTTAAGATCGGTCAATCGGTCGTCGTTTTTGGAGTTGGAGGGGTTGGTTTAAATATTATCCAATCCGCGCAAATGGTTTCAGCTAATCCCATCATCGCCGTTGACCTTTTTGATAAGAAATTAGACATGGCCAAACGTTTCGGGGCCACCCATGGGTTCAATTCAAAGGACAATAAAGATCATCTGGCCCAGATCCGAAAGATCGTTGGTGAAAAGGGGGCGGATGTCGTTATTGATACGACGGGCAGCGCGCGGGTGATCGAAACAGCGTATGAACTGACCCATCCGGACGGCAAAACGATCCTGGTCGGCGTTCCGCGCAAAGGGGACAATATTTCCATCTATTCTTTGCCGCTGCATTTTAAGAAAGTTTTAAAAGGATCGCATGGCGGAAGCGCACAGCCCAATCTGGAGATCCCGCGTTATATCGATCTCATGAAAAAGGGCAAGATGACGCTCGAGGGCATCATCACGCATGAGTTTAAGTTGGAACAGATCAACGAAGCGCTGAATACCATCCGAAGAGGCGAAACCGGACGCGTTGTCATTGCGATGGATTAAAGGGAAAAAGATGATCTTATGAATACCCCCGTCAATATAAGGATAGAAGGCGAAGGGATTTTTTTTGCAAAAGGCCCCATTGTGAGCATCGGGGACAGTGAGATCAATTTTCTCAAAGAAGCAGCGTTACGCAACAGCCGCAAAAGCGCCAGATTGTGTATGCATAAAGACATCGCGGATGATGTTCATGAGATGTTCATTTTACATTCAAAAGAGACCTATGTTCGGCCTCACAAGCATCCAGGCAAAGACCTGTCCTATCATATTATTGAGGGCATTGCCGACATGGTTTTGTTTGACGAGCAAGGGGAAATCACCGATGTCATTCCCATGGGCGAATATGGGACCGGGCGCAAATTTTATTATCGCCTTAATGAGGCGGCTTACTATGCTCCATTTGTGCGTTCGGATCTTTTATTATTCCATGAGACCATCAAGGGTCCATTTCAGCGCTCCGGCACCATTTATGCCCCATGGGCCGCTGAGGGAGATGACCCGGCTGAGGTCGATCAATTTCAGCAGGGATTAGCATCAAGGATCAGCAAATTCAGAAAGCCAGGCATGTCATGAAGAACACGACACAGGCCGTCTACAGAAGAACGGATTGCCGGCTCTGCGGGAAAACCAGCCCGGAGACCGTTTTGTCCCTTGAGCCGATACCCATTGCCGGTGATTATGTTTCCCGGCAAGAGTTGGACATGGCCCAGGACAGATACACCATGGATCTTGCCTTATGCCGTCACTGTGGGAACGTATTCTTGCTGGACGTCGTCGACCCGGAGATTTTATACAAAAATTTTAAATACACCTCATCAAGCTCTCCGGATTTAGGCGGGCATTTTAGAGGATACGCCGAGTATGTCTTGAAGAATTTTCCCATGCCCCAAGGGGCTTTTATTGTTGATGTCGGCAGCAATGACGGCCTGTTCCTTAGAGAATTTCAAAAGAGGGGATTGCGGGTCTTGGGCGTCGATCCGGCGAGGGACATTGCCAGAAAAGCGACGGAATCGGGGATCGAGACCCTGGGCGCGTATTACGATATTGAACTTGCCCGGCAGACCAGGAATGAACGCGCAGCGGCCAATATCATTACCGCCAACATGGTCATGGCCAACGTCGACAATATGGCCATTTTTATTCAGAGTATCCGTGAATTATTGGCCGATGACGGCATTTTTATATTTGAAACGGGTTATCTGCTCAAGTTGGTTGAAAATATGGTTTTTGATAATATTTATCATGAACATTTGTCTTATTTTTCAGTTAAAGCGCTGGATCTGTTTTTCAAAAATAATGGGATGGAATTGCTGGACATCAATGTTGTGGCCACTAAGGGCGGGTCCTTGCGCGGCGTGGTGCAGCTGCAGGGCGGGCCCCGCAAAAGGCTGGCCTCCGTGGATAAAATGATACGGTTGGAAAAAGAGTTCGGCTTGGACCGCCCAGAAATCTTTTCAAACCTGAAAAGGCGGATCGACGCCGAGAAAGAGAAATTGTTGACCCTGATCGGGGACCTAAAGAGGAACAATAAGAAAATCGCGGGGTATGGGGCGTCCCATAGCGTGACGACATTCCTTTATTATTTCGGCCTCGGAGATCAATTGGAATGTTTATTTGATGACAATGCGGCGAAATTCAACACGTTCAGCCCGGGCCACCATATTCCCATCCTGTCATCCGAGGAAATTGATCAGCGAAAGTCCGATCATATTATTATCTTGGCCTGGCGTTTTCATGAAATGATCGTCAACAAACACCGCTTGTACTTGGAAAAAGGAGGGCATTTTATTGTGCCCTTGCCTCAAATGAGAGTTATATGAAGAAAGAACATGTGCTTGTCATCGGCGGGAGCAAGGGCATAGGCCGGACGGTCGTGCAAACGATGGCCCAAAGGGGTTATCTGGTGTCTGTGATCAGCAGAAAACAGCCACAAGAAAAGACCGAAAAAGTCCATTATTGGGACGCGGACATAACGAAGCCCGGCCGTTTCCTAAAAGTTTTCAATGAGATCATCCGCCGGCAGGGCCAATTGAATCATCTTGTTTTTTGTCAGCAGTTTAGGGGCGTCGGCGATGATTGGGCCGGGCAGATCGAGACGAGTTTGACCGCGGTCAAGCACGTGATCGAATCAGCCGTCGATCATTTTGAGAATGTCAAAGGAAGAAACACGATCATTGTGGTCACCTCCATCGCCGGCCGCCTGATCGCGGCCGAGCAGCCCGTGGGATACCACGTGGCCAAAGCGGGCCTGGAGCAAATGACGCGTTACTATGCCCTGGCCCTGGGAGCTAAAGGGATCAGGGTCAATGCCATTGCGCCCAACATGGTCCTTAAGGAAGAAAACAAAGATTTTTATCTTAGAAACAAAAAAATTTACGACCTTTATAGAAAAATATCGCCGTTGGGAAGAATGGTGGCTTCTGATGACGTGGCCCACACGGTAGCGTTTTTCTGTAGTTCCCAGTCGGCCGGAATCACCGGGCAAATTCTGGTCATTGATGGGGGCGTCTCATTGCAAGAACACGCGGCCCTGGCGCGCGCGTTGATGTCTTTGGACGGCACACAGATCACACAAAAGAACCGTCAACAAAAGAAATTTTCTTAGGAGATCGATCATGAATGTTTTGGGGATCCACTGTGCGTTCTCTCATTTGAACCATGATCCAAGCGCGGCCTTGATCTGCGATGGGAAGTTAATAGCCTTGGGTGAAGAAGAGCGCTTTACAAGGATCAAAGGGGCCAGAGGATTACTCCCTTTTTTCAGCATCCGGTTCTGCCTGAAACAGGCCGGATTAAAGATGGAAGATATTGATCTGGTTGTTTCGACCGGAGAAACGATCAAGGAACAATTGGACAATAATGTGAAGTTGTTTTTCAAGCATTATTTCGGAGTGGTCCCGCCCATTCAATACATTAACCATCAGTTCTCTCACCTGGCTTCCGCCTTTTTTTATTCTGGATTCGATCGGTCCATGTGCATCTCTTATGACGGCCGGGGAGATGATTTGAGCGGAATGCTTGCGGTGGGTTCTTCCAAGGGGATCAAAGTATTGGAAAAGATGCCGATCAAGGATTCCGTGGGGCTTTTTTATTGCGCCGTAACTCAATTTTTGGGGTTTCGGCAAGCCCAAGATGAATACAAGGTGATGGGGCTGGCTTCCTTTGGAAAAGAAGGGGAAGATATCAGTTCTCTCGTGAGAATTTCCGATGATGGTTATTCTGTCCGTCAGGAGAATTTTGGCCACCCGTTCCCGATCAGAACTTTGGACGAGCCGATCTATAATGAAAACCTTATTCGCGCGCTGGGAACCCCCCGCCGTTTCGGTGAGCCCATCACGGACAGGCATAGAAATCTTGCTTTTGCCGTTCAAAGATCCTTGGAAGAATGCGTCGTGCGCCTTGTTAAACGGCTGCATGCCAAGACAGGATTGGATTCCTTATGCATTGCCGGCGGAGTTGGATTGAATTGCTCGGCTAACCGGATCATTCATCAATTGCCGTTTATCAAGCGGTTATTCGTGCAGCCGGCCGCTTCGGACAGGGGGTTATGTTTAGGCAATGCCTTGGTAGGCGCTTATGAAAATGGCGAGAAGATAGAATTGCCGGGACATGTGTTTTTTGGCCCTAGCTATACCAATGGGCAATTGTTAAGCGCCCTTAAGTTAACGGGGCAGGACTATATTGAGCTTCCGGACCCGGGGACAAAGGCCGCGGAAATGTTGGCTGAAGGTAAGATCATCGGATGGTTTCAGGGCCGGTCTGAATTTGGTCCGCGGGCGTTGGGTAACCGTTCTATTTTGGCTGATCCCCGCTCGATCAAGATGAAAGATGAGATCAATGCCCGAATTAAGTTTCGCGAAGAGTTTCGTCCTTTCGCGCCGGCGGTGCTGGAGGAGCGGGCTTCGGAGGTCTTCGAGATGGATCAACCATCCCCCTACATGACGGTTACTTTTACGGTGCGCCCCCACTGGGTAGAGAAGCTGCAGGCCGTCACCCATGTCGACAAGACGGCCAGGGTACAGACGGTGAGTAAGGAAACGAACCCGTTATTCCACGGTTTGATCGCGGCTTTTGGCCGCTTGACCGGAGTTCCCGTGGTATTAAATACCAGCTTTAACGCCCGGGGAGAGCCCATTGTGGAGACTCCATTGGATGCCCTGGCGACTTTTTCATCCGTCGGGATGGATGCTCTTTTTCTGGGGCCATACCTGATCACGAAGCCAAAACCACCCAGGCGGTAGAAAAAAAATGAAAGATATCGGTCAGGGGCCAATAAGGAAGTTATATCAGTGTCTTTTGGTCCCTCCGGCTGTCCTGATCGCCATAGGTATACGGATATTGCGGCCATTGATCGTTGTGCGATGGGGAAGGATCGACATCGCAAGGATAGGCGGAATATACCGGGCGGATTGGTACCTGTCTTTGTATCATGGCCGCATGTGCAGGGATAAATACTTTGATATTTTTTACTTCGATTGGTCCGGGGTCGTCGGCAACAGCCAATGGTGGGCGATGTGGAAGCGAGTTTTGCGTATTTTTCCATTCGGAGGATTGGCAAAACTCGTCGGGAGGATATCATGCATATTGCCAGGGGATAAGCTTTACATTGTTCCGGTGATGGATGCCACTCCATCAACGATCAGCGAGCATCAAGATATTCTTAAGCGCATCCTTGAACATAAAGAACCTAATGTTGCTTTTACTCCGCAAGAAGAGCATTTTGGCCATCAAGAGATTCGGGGGTTAGGCATACCAGAAAAGGCCCCCTTTGTCTGTTTTCATGCCCGCGACGCGGCATATCTGGACGCCGTATATCCTGATAGAAGTTGGGGTTATCACGATTATAGAGATTCCAATATTTTTAATTATCTTCCTGCGGTCGAAGGACTTGCCCGGCGAGGTTACCATGCGGTTAGAATGGGCAGCACGGTGAAGGACAGGTTGCCCGCGTCGAACGCGGCCATTATCGATTACGCCGCCAATGGAAGCCGAACAGATTTTTTGGATGTTTATTTAGGAGCTAAGTGTCATTCTTTTTTATGCTCCGATACCGGGATGTCTATTATCCCGGAGGCCTTTAAGCGTCCTGTTGTTTACGTGAATTGGGTCCCGATCCAGCGGATATCGATCTGGGTTTCAAACGGGATATTCATCTTCAAAAAATTCTACTCTGTGAGCAAAAAGCGTTGCTTAACGTTTAGTGAAATAATTCAGTCCGGCCTGGGGAACTGTTGGGATGGCAGAGATTTTGAAAAGAATGAAATAGAATTAAGAGAGAATAGCCCGGAAGAGATCATGGCGCCGGTCTTTGAAATGGAGGATCGTCTTAAGGGCAAGTGGAAGGCTGGGCCTGAAGACGAAGAGCTGCAGAGGCGTTTTTGGGCATGTTTAGGGTGGGATAATCTAAATCCTAACGTAAGGATCGGGGCCGAATTTTTGCGTCAAAATCAGGATCTCTTGAACTGATTTTATTACTTGCCTTACTCGGAAATATGCAATAAACTATAATTTGGTAATCCTTTAATCCTCTCAGGGAGGTCGGTATGAAGATTTTAGTTGTCGTCCCCAAGTATGAACCAGATATTGAAAAAACAGGAGCGCCGTATTTCTTACCATTAGGGCTCATGTATGTTTCATCCTATTTGAAACA includes:
- a CDS encoding class I SAM-dependent methyltransferase; amino-acid sequence: MKNTTQAVYRRTDCRLCGKTSPETVLSLEPIPIAGDYVSRQELDMAQDRYTMDLALCRHCGNVFLLDVVDPEILYKNFKYTSSSSPDLGGHFRGYAEYVLKNFPMPQGAFIVDVGSNDGLFLREFQKRGLRVLGVDPARDIARKATESGIETLGAYYDIELARQTRNERAAANIITANMVMANVDNMAIFIQSIRELLADDGIFIFETGYLLKLVENMVFDNIYHEHLSYFSVKALDLFFKNNGMELLDINVVATKGGSLRGVVQLQGGPRKRLASVDKMIRLEKEFGLDRPEIFSNLKRRIDAEKEKLLTLIGDLKRNNKKIAGYGASHSVTTFLYYFGLGDQLECLFDDNAAKFNTFSPGHHIPILSSEEIDQRKSDHIIILAWRFHEMIVNKHRLYLEKGGHFIVPLPQMRVI
- a CDS encoding transketolase, coding for MDQRSKYLRCRIIETLNATRRGHVGAALSLVEILRALYDDVLRYDVKNPKWEERDRCILSKGHGCLALYVVLQDKGFFPEEELWRFCEADGLLGGHPEVKVPGVEASTGSLGHGLPIGIGFALNARHEKASHRIFVILGDGECNEGSVWEAALCAGKHKLSNLTVIVDYNQYQSYGPMREVQNLEPFAKKWEAFGFAVKEVNGHDVAALRDAFSALPPDNEKPTAIICHTLKGKGMKCTEGNLKWHHKSGIKDEEIRQLLDEAEAY
- a CDS encoding transketolase C-terminal domain-containing protein, giving the protein MRKMCLDVVHELARRDKRVFFIGSDLGIGTLQKFKEEMPERFFMEGISEANLIGMAAGLAMEGKIPYVNTIATFITRRCFEQVVVDLGLHNLNVRLLGNGGGLVYAPLGPTHEAIEDIAIMRAIPNMTVIAPADANEMRRAMLQSLDHKGPMYIRIAKGGDPIVTTDNIPFKIGKALVMRHGLDALIITTGITLNNGLEAAGRLEQEGIKASVVHVPTIKPLDHEAILRHAKEVPVIVTIEEHSILGGLGGAVAEIVSEANFPTPKKFKRLGIPDVFAEQYGSQAGLMKGFGITTDNIVVTIRNLSKTKAPSGKLIEPQLIKE
- a CDS encoding phosphotransferase, which encodes MTTSLVMEDSRTIAQVEDLAAKMLKRVGVRAKRLDRGRNSQVFVLESGGETPRHVVKFYFRHPADPRDRLETEFTSFSFLWGQGIASIPRPVAVNREGSCAIYELIEGDKILPADITTEDIKYAVNFLADLKRLNNTARSSPIAPASDACFSISAIVAGIERRLDRLTKIRPKGQEYEELGSFLREDFKPFLGILTQWAKEQCSRKRIFFDSEVSWEERTLSPSDFGFHNAIRARDQRIVFLDFEYFGWDDPSKMVVDFLLHPAMSLSESMKKCFARGMLDVFKENERLIDRIRVVYPLHGLKWCAILLNEFIPNDFSRRSFAAGNPLDPSQVRRQQLLKAKGLYRTIKETYQQNI
- a CDS encoding class I SAM-dependent methyltransferase, which produces MGTFVEIFTPLHKKTARKYIDRMVDDKVHCMIKAKEYEADYWDGNRRYGYGGYKYDGRWKPVAESLIQHYNLKSNVKILDVGCGKAHLLYELKQLLPNAELHGFDVSRHGIADAPEPIRKSLTLRKAQDVPYPWPDQYFDLVIALGSLHNLRVPELAVAVPEIERVGKNKFIMVESYRNEQELFNMECWALTAEAFFDNKAWIWLLEHFGYTGDYEFIYFE
- a CDS encoding zinc-binding dehydrogenase → MEQAQMTLENTSLPVKTMKAAILTELNKPLVVAQIELPKTLAFGQVLVRVHYSGICGAQFNEIQGAKGPDKFLPHLLGHEGSATVLAVGEGVVRVKPDDHVVMHWRQSDGIQSPTPTYHWNGQKVNSGWVTTFNDHAVVSENRLTVIPNDFDMKIAPLFGCAVTTAMGVINNDAHVKIGQSVVVFGVGGVGLNIIQSAQMVSANPIIAVDLFDKKLDMAKRFGATHGFNSKDNKDHLAQIRKIVGEKGADVVIDTTGSARVIETAYELTHPDGKTILVGVPRKGDNISIYSLPLHFKKVLKGSHGGSAQPNLEIPRYIDLMKKGKMTLEGIITHEFKLEQINEALNTIRRGETGRVVIAMD
- a CDS encoding WbuC family cupin fold metalloprotein, which translates into the protein MNTPVNIRIEGEGIFFAKGPIVSIGDSEINFLKEAALRNSRKSARLCMHKDIADDVHEMFILHSKETYVRPHKHPGKDLSYHIIEGIADMVLFDEQGEITDVIPMGEYGTGRKFYYRLNEAAYYAPFVRSDLLLFHETIKGPFQRSGTIYAPWAAEGDDPAEVDQFQQGLASRISKFRKPGMS
- a CDS encoding DegT/DnrJ/EryC1/StrS family aminotransferase, which gives rise to MNVPYSYLDEQFAQIDDYLEDVRKLVQSGDFTLGKPVTEFEERFAELCNLPHAIGVGSGTDALILSLKIIGVGPGDEVITTPNTFISTVGAIVMVGAKPVFVDNNDEYTIDVDKIEQAITQKTKALLPVHLTGCPADMPRIMAIAKKHKLLVVEDAAQAILAKIDGKHVGFWGETACFSLHPLKNLNVWGDGGVIVTRCAELDRKLKLFRNHGMTTRDEIEMFAHNSRLDSLQAVIGNRLINEVEDITQKRIANARQYDEAFKDLKESITVPKRRPNVQQVYHTYVLRVKDRDVLLEHLIKRGIKAKVHYPIPVHLQKAAAYLGYKKGDFPVCEADAKRILSLPVHQYLSPEQMAYVIDAVRDFYRKGAPGSAKEDAFYSRR
- a CDS encoding DegT/DnrJ/EryC1/StrS family aminotransferase; translated protein: MNIPYVDLAEQHAPLKEKLLEAVSRVLDHGKFVLGEEVAEFERRFAKLCGVQYAAALNSGTDALILALRTLGVTAGDEVITVSNSFVSSTSCIVCAGAKPVFVDVGEDYLMDPALIEKSITPRTKAILPVHWTGRPADMKAVMAIAKKHNLPVIEDCAQAVSAELNGQKVGSFGDAGCFSLHPLKTLNACGDGGILTTNDQETYDKILALRDNGFYRRHECIYWSNNSRLDTIHAAMLLVKLDHLEDWTEARRANAHFYQKHLAGLSAVQAPIAEENMRAVYHTFIIQADRRDELQAFLADKGVGTKVHYAVPIHLQRAAKELKYKKGSLPVTEGQAERVLSLPVSQSLQPDMLEYVVNAVKDFYKR